CGCGGGCGCGTTCCTGTCGCTGATCGGCATCATCGTGCTGATCCCGCTGCTGTCCCGTCCGGTCATCGCGCTGGCGCGGCCCCTGCTGAACCGGGTGTTCGGGGTTGCCGGCAAGCTGGCCGGCCAGAACGCGGTCCGCAATCCGCGCCGTACCGGAGCCACCGCCTCGGCGCTGGCGATCGGCCTCACCCTGGTCACCGGCCTCACGACCCTCGGTGTCACGCTGGGCCAGGCCATCGACAAGATGACCACGGACAACATCCGCGCCGACTACATGGTGGCCATGGCCGGCACTGACGCCCTCGACAAGTCGGCGCTCACCGCGCTGGAGAAGGCGAAGGGTGTCAGCGCGGTCTCCCCGCAGCAGTCCACCTCGCTGGAGATCAAGGACGAGTTCCACTCCGCCTCGGCGGTCACCCCCGGGGATGTGGAGAAGGTCTTCGACCTGAAGACGGTCTCCGGCTCCATGGCCACGCTCGGCCAGGGCCAGATCGCGGTCGCCGAGAAGACCGCGAAGTCGAACGGCTGGAAGACCGGCGACACGCTGCCGGTGAAGTTCGGCGACGACACCGACGGCGGCAAGGCGGAGACGAAGAACCTGACGGTCGGCGCGGTCTACCAGGACAACGAGTTCCTCTCGCCGGTCGTGGTGTCGACGTCCCTGGTCGCTCCCTTCGAGCCGAAGCCGTACATCCCCGAGATCTGGGTGAAGATGGACGGCGGCGCGAGCGCGGCGAACGAGCAGGCGCTGGTGAACGCGCTGGGTGACAACCCGGCGATGAGCATCATGGACCAGCAGGACATCCGGAACATGTTCGGCGGCATGATCAACACCATGCTGAACATCATGTACGGGCTGCTGGGGATGGCCCTGATCATCGCGGTGCTCGGTGTCATCAACACCCTCGCGATGTCGGTCTTCGAGCGCCAGCAGGAGATCGGCATGCTGCGGGCGATCGGCCTGGACCGCCGGAAGGTCAAGCGCATGATCCGCCTGGAGGCGGTGGTGATCTCGCTCTTCGGCGCGGTGATCGGTGTCGGACTCGGCTCCTTCCTGGCCTGGGCGATCGGCGAGACGATCAGGTCGGAGATCCCCGGGTACGCGCTGGTCGTGCCGTGGGAGCGGATCGGGATCTTCCTGCTGCTGGCCGGGGTGGTCGGCGTGCTGGCCGCGCTGTGGCCGGCCCGCAGTGCGGCGCGGCTGAACATGCTGACGGCGATCAAGACCGAATAGGTCCCCGCTGTACGCATCGGGGCCCCGCGACCGGGAGTCGGTCGCGGGGCCCCTTGCGTGCGCCCTCGTACGGCGGGACTCGGATCCAGGGGCTCAGTTCCAGGTACGGGCTCGCAGAGGCAGCCCGGAAGCACCGCTCTCCGGGGTCTTCACGGCCAGGATCTGGTTGACGCCGATCCGGTTGCGCTCGAAGGAGACCGCGGACGCGGCCATGTAGAGCCGCCAGACGCGGGCACGGCCGGGGGTGCTGAGCCGCGTCGCCCGGCGCCGGTCGGCCTCCAGTTTCTCGACCCAGCGGCGCAGGGTGAGGGCGTAGTGCTCGCGGATCGACTCGACGTCGCGCACCTCGAAGCCCGCTTCCTCGAGGGTGGTGATGGTGCGTCCTACGGGGGCGAGCTCGCCGTCCGGGAAGACGTACCGGTCGATGAACTCGTCGACGTGGTAGGCGGATTCGTCACGCTCGGGGCGGCGGGCGATCTGGTGATTGAGGAGCCGGCCACCGGGCCTGAGGAGGAAGAAGAGCTGGTCGGCGTACTCGTGGTAGTGGACGATGCCGACATGTTCGGCCATGCCGATGGAGGAAACGGCGTCGTACGGACCGTCCCTGACATCCCGGTAGTCCTGAACGCGGATCTCGATCCGGTCGGTGAGGCCCTCCTCGGCGATGCGCTTGCGGGCATAGGCGGCCTGCTCCCGGGAGAGGGTGACGCCGGTGACCTGGGCGCCGTACTCACGGGCGGCGTGTACGGCCATCGAGCCCCAGCCGCAGCCGACGTCGAGGAGCCGGTCGCCCTCCTTGAGGGCGAGCTTGCGGCAGATGAGGTCGAGCTTGTCGCGCTGGGCGTCCTCGAGGCTCCCGCCGTCCTCCCAGTAGGCGCAGGAGTACACCATGGACGGCCCGAGCACGAGCGCGTAGAAGTCGTTGCCGACGTCGTAGTGGTGGCTGATGGCCTTCTTGTCGCGGCGCTTGGTGTGCAGCGGCCCGGCGCGCCGCCGGACCTCTTCGGCGGGCGGGGGCGGCGGGGGCAGTACG
The Streptomyces lunaelactis genome window above contains:
- a CDS encoding SAM-dependent methyltransferase — translated: MADAALRLTTLAEELLGASLPVRIRAWDGSESGPPGAPVLVVRHRRALRRLLWRPGELGLARAWVAGEIDVDGDLYELLDLLAGIVWERGEQGKKTVHPVRDPRLRAAVRGLLRIGGVLPPPPPPAEEVRRRAGPLHTKRRDKKAISHHYDVGNDFYALVLGPSMVYSCAYWEDGGSLEDAQRDKLDLICRKLALKEGDRLLDVGCGWGSMAVHAAREYGAQVTGVTLSREQAAYARKRIAEEGLTDRIEIRVQDYRDVRDGPYDAVSSIGMAEHVGIVHYHEYADQLFFLLRPGGRLLNHQIARRPERDESAYHVDEFIDRYVFPDGELAPVGRTITTLEEAGFEVRDVESIREHYALTLRRWVEKLEADRRRATRLSTPGRARVWRLYMAASAVSFERNRIGVNQILAVKTPESGASGLPLRARTWN